One genomic segment of Sparus aurata chromosome 24, fSpaAur1.1, whole genome shotgun sequence includes these proteins:
- the LOC115576792 gene encoding uncharacterized protein LOC115576792, with product MRCFYISENLVVAKRHMCNHKSCDFTVAFTNVLCFFIPLKLLSIDPRVPVSFKMLMVYDFISTVFTDMSMVQEALTLLTNHCSFLFLVQEREPVSPVRGLAVGDPSMPRHFANHPALPNGLRALSWLVAHEVLPVRTAMHSRGMSSSATCPRPGCGAPESVRHLLWECSAAVDLWAMAGSQQFPCLPAGEVPEAQVVPYGVSRRKTTTDKFSHHWLTPAAAKTPLDLHKPAGKKAYADPPSGYVPNGRSDGCLSRRCRRQART from the coding sequence ATGAGATGCTTTTACATATCTGAAAATCTGGTAGTTGCTAAAAGACATATGTGCAATCACAAAAGCTGTGATTTTACTGTTGCTTTTACTAATGTACTCTGTTTCTTCATTCCACTCAAGCTGCTATCAATCGATCCCAGAGTACctgtgtcttttaaaatgttgatggTCTATGATTTTATAAGCACTGTTTTTACAGATATGAGTATGGTACAGGAGGCACTGACCCTTTTAACCAACCACTGCTCTTTCCTCTTTCTTGTGCAGGAGCGGGAGCCAGTGAGTCCGGTGCGAGGGCTCGCTGTTGGCGATCCCTCGATGCCTAGGCACTTTGCAAACCATCCCGCTCTCCCAAACGGACTACGGGCCCTGTCCTGGCTGGTGGCTCATGAGGTCCTCCCGGTCAGGACCGCTATGCACTCCCGGGGCATGTCATCATCCGCCACCTGCCCCCGACCGGGTTGTGGCGCGCCTGAGTCGGTGAGGCACTTGCTCTGGGAGTGCAGCGCTGCCGTTGACCTGTGGGCAATGGCCGGCTCCCAACAATTCCCGTGCTTGCCAGCAGGGGAGGTCCCCGAGGCACAAGTAGTGCCCTACGGGGTGAGCCGGAGGAAAACGACGACAGACAAATTCTCACACCACTGGCTCACCCCCGCCGCCGCAAAGACGCCATTGGACCTCCACAAACCTGCTGGCAAGAAGGCGTATGCAGATCCCCCAAGTGGCTACGTCCCGAATGGCCGCAGCGACGGCTGCCTGAGCCGTCGCTGCAGGCGGCAGGCCAGGACGTAG